The following are encoded in a window of Esox lucius isolate fEsoLuc1 chromosome 14, fEsoLuc1.pri, whole genome shotgun sequence genomic DNA:
- the LOC105021676 gene encoding sine oculis-binding protein homolog B isoform X2, whose protein sequence is MPEMEKGRPPENKRSRKPAHPVKREINQEMKTFAESTMNELLGWYGYDKVELRDSEATEIRNYPNREHFQQHVSVLKENSVPKPKSLNNRVGPSALAMRSGERELSSVPSSSSSSPSSSSQISHKEHKSAPVIVPLIKPSAVEDAQNVQIVCVWCQKEGVKRYSLCMGAELKSFCSEKCFAACRRAYFKRNKARDENLVGGERSPQHTHAEDSPRLVPEANSGGARVCDWCKHVRHTKEYLDFGTGEERLQFCSTKCLNQYKMDVFYREARAALTSSSPGRPAQEGRPESSRGAQNQKLLTPESWSSGVGELRGRTRSPKGPTPTHGTAAPRSVSPAAVSSSSSKVNASGLRHLERHILPPPPPMEVASHPAPPPPPPPPPPPPPPHHRPPAEHHHPHHQATTQFPLPFIRPPLHAQSLKSPLANPPRAHPVPPSSPIHRPPPHSPRHPHLQPPSASSMNPPGMHPYPGAYYPGLHSPPLNVMGPRGPVPMPPMVNFMGWPSMGPFFPQPTVLVPYPVIIPIPIPVPIPILVHPKVPPPDPSGAPHSGVIQPVPDGIERGRSCGVRLPSPGCSVANRLGGATVQGLCVPSDPTRRDINDWVKRERKAPSPLSTPHSAASSPRARCDASPSSASVIEGLTDFKLERQVIQRVLQRTPVKLEPNPLAVVVPLGPAEPGVGQGTWVVGMKGDQHHHPHDIIKKPTPPPSQTPPHDTAHPQSPNVYPPSHPPLSPREGGSSPCNNATSSTPTSPDVPDQKITSPSLESYGSQREAPPHGPESALSKLEAVKTNCSNGQVLGRDRGQVPPIPSSQSEEPLASGDPEDPHVLDEDHAYALPTPTPTPPRTDSVLTSSPTTLLLPKLRDKGALRSPPGVASIGDTEPAAKRRCLRIRDQNK, encoded by the exons ATGCCAGAGATGGAGAAAGGACGACCGCCGGAAAATAAACGCAGTAGGAAACCCGCGCACCCCGTCAAGAGAGAGATCAACCAAGAGATGAAG ACTTTTGCCGAGAGCACCATGAATGAGCTCCTCGGCTGGTACGGCTACGACAAAGTGGAACTCAGGGACTCAGAGGCCACCGAGATACGTAACTACCCCAACCGGGAGCATTTCCAGCAGCATGTCTCCGTGCTTAAAG AAAACTCAGTGCCCAAACCCAAGAGCCTGAACAACCGAGTCGGCCCGTCGGCCCTGGCCATGAGGAGCGGAGAGCGGGAATTGTCCAGcgtcccctcttcctcctcatcctcccccaGCTCCTCCTCTCAGATCAGCCATAAGGAGCACAAGAGTGCGCCTGTTATTGTCCCACTTATAAAGCCATCAGCAG TGGAAGACGCGCAGAACGTGCAGATAGTCTGCGTGTGGTGTCAAAAGGAGGGCGTGAAGCGTTACTCTCTCTGCATGGGCGCCGAGCTGAAGAGCTTCTGCAGCGAGAAGTGCTTCGCCGCCTGCCGACGGGCATACTTCAAACGCAACAAG gcgcGTGATGAGAACCTCGTTGGGGGCGAGAGGTCTCCACAGCACACTCATGCCGAGGACTCACCCCGACTGGTGCCAGAGGCAAACAGCGGTGGGGCCAGA GTGTGCGACTGGTGCAAACACGTCCGCCACACCAAAGAATACCTGGATTTTGGCACTGGGGAGGAGCGGCTCCAGTTTTGCAGCACCAAGTGCCTGAACCAGTACAAGATGGATGTGTTCTACAGAGAGGCCAGGGCCGCTCTCACCAGCTCCAGTCCAGGCAGACCCGCTCAGGAGGGGAGACCCGAGTCCAGCAGGGGGGCTCAGAACCAGAAGCTCCTAACCCCTGAGTCGTGGAGCAGTGGTGTGGGGGAGTTGCGAGGGAGGACCAGGTCACCCAAGGGGCCTACGCCCACCCACGGCACGGCGGCTCCGAGGAGCGTTTCCCCGGCTGCAGTGTCATCTTCATCGTCAAAGGTCAACGCTTCAGGGCTGAGGCACCTGGAGAGGCACATTCTGCCTCCCCCGCCGCCCATGGAGGTGGCAAGCCATCCcgcgcctcctcctcctcctccccctcccccaccccctccacctcctcatcatCGTCCCCCAGCAGAGCACCACCACCCGCACCACCAGGCCACGACCCAGTTCCCGCTGCCCTTCATCCGTCCCCCACTCCATGCCCAGAGCCTCAAGAGCCCCCTGGCCAACCCCCCGAGGGCGCACCCCGTGCCTCCTTCCAGCCCAATCCACCGGCCGCCGCCTCACTCCCCGCGCCACCCCCACCTCCAGCCACCGTCGGCATCCTCCATGAACCCACCCGGAATGCACCCGTACCCAGGTGCGTACTACCCTGGCCTGCACTCCCCGCCCCTCAACGTGATGGGGCCCCGGGGCCCTGTTCCAATGCCTCCCATGGTGAACTTCATGGGTTGGCCGTCCATGGGCCCCTTCTTTCCTCAGCCCACGGTCCTGGTGCCGTACCCCGTCATCATCCCCATACCCATCCCCGTCCCCATCCCTATACTAGTGCATCCCAAGGTGCCCCCCCCTGACCCATCTGGGGCCCCTCACAGCGGTGTCATCCAGCCTGTGCCGGATGGGATAGAAAGGGGGCGTTCCTGTGGGGTGAGACTTCCCTCTCCCGGGTGTTCAGTGGCCAACAGGTTGGGCGGAGCTACCGTCCAGGGTCTTTGCGTGCCCTCTGACCCCACCAGAAGGGACATCAACGactgggtgaagagggagaggaaggctCCATCACCCCTGTCCACCCCACACAGTGCGGCGTCCTCTCCCAGGGCTCGCTGCGATGCTTCCCCCTCGTCCGCCTCCGTGATCGAGGGCCTGACAGACTTTAAGCTGGAAAGACAGGTCATCCAGAGGGTTCTCCAGAGGACCCCAGTCAAACTGGAGCCCAACCCCCTCGCAGTTGTGGTTCCGCTGGGTCCGGCAGAGCCTGGAGTGGGCCAAGGCACCTGGGTGGTCGGTATGAAAGGGGACCAGCACCACCATCCCCATGACATTATCAAAAAacccactcctccaccctcccaAACTCCTCCACATGACACCGCCCACCCCCAGAGCCCAAATGTGTaccccccctctcatcccccaTTAAGTCCCAGAGAGGGAGGCAGCAGCCCATGCAATAATGCCACCTCCTCCACGCCAACCTCCCCAGACGTCCCTGACCAAAAGATCACATCCCCGAGCCTAGAATCCTACGGGTCTCAGAGAGAAGCCCCGCCCCATGGCCCTGAATCTGCCCTCAGCAAGCTGGAGGCAGTAAAAACAAACTGCTCTAATGGCCAGGTTCTGGGGCGAGACCGGGGCCAGGTCCCTCCTATccccagcagccaatcagaagagCCCTTGGCCAGCGGCGACCCTGAGGACCCCCATGTCCTTGATGAGGACCACGCTTATGCCCTGCCTACCCCCACTCCTACGCCCCCCAGGACAGACAGTGTCTTGACCAGCAGCCCCACCACCCTCCTACTGCCCAAGCTCAGGGACAAGGGGGCCCTGCGTAGCCCACCAGGGGTTGCTAGCATCGGCGACACGGAGCCTGCCGCGAAGAGGCGATGCCTCCGCATCCGTGATCAGAACAagtag
- the LOC105021676 gene encoding sine oculis-binding protein homolog B isoform X1, translated as MPEMEKGRPPENKRSRKPAHPVKREINQEMKTFAESTMNELLGWYGYDKVELRDSEATEIRNYPNREHFQQHVSVLKENSVPKPKSLNNRVGPSALAMRSGERELSSVPSSSSSSPSSSSQISHKEHKSAPVIVPLIKPSAVEDAQNVQIVCVWCQKEGVKRYSLCMGAELKSFCSEKCFAACRRAYFKRNKARDENLVGGERSPQHTHAEDSPRLVPEANSGGARSLSPIPQVCDWCKHVRHTKEYLDFGTGEERLQFCSTKCLNQYKMDVFYREARAALTSSSPGRPAQEGRPESSRGAQNQKLLTPESWSSGVGELRGRTRSPKGPTPTHGTAAPRSVSPAAVSSSSSKVNASGLRHLERHILPPPPPMEVASHPAPPPPPPPPPPPPPPHHRPPAEHHHPHHQATTQFPLPFIRPPLHAQSLKSPLANPPRAHPVPPSSPIHRPPPHSPRHPHLQPPSASSMNPPGMHPYPGAYYPGLHSPPLNVMGPRGPVPMPPMVNFMGWPSMGPFFPQPTVLVPYPVIIPIPIPVPIPILVHPKVPPPDPSGAPHSGVIQPVPDGIERGRSCGVRLPSPGCSVANRLGGATVQGLCVPSDPTRRDINDWVKRERKAPSPLSTPHSAASSPRARCDASPSSASVIEGLTDFKLERQVIQRVLQRTPVKLEPNPLAVVVPLGPAEPGVGQGTWVVGMKGDQHHHPHDIIKKPTPPPSQTPPHDTAHPQSPNVYPPSHPPLSPREGGSSPCNNATSSTPTSPDVPDQKITSPSLESYGSQREAPPHGPESALSKLEAVKTNCSNGQVLGRDRGQVPPIPSSQSEEPLASGDPEDPHVLDEDHAYALPTPTPTPPRTDSVLTSSPTTLLLPKLRDKGALRSPPGVASIGDTEPAAKRRCLRIRDQNK; from the exons ATGCCAGAGATGGAGAAAGGACGACCGCCGGAAAATAAACGCAGTAGGAAACCCGCGCACCCCGTCAAGAGAGAGATCAACCAAGAGATGAAG ACTTTTGCCGAGAGCACCATGAATGAGCTCCTCGGCTGGTACGGCTACGACAAAGTGGAACTCAGGGACTCAGAGGCCACCGAGATACGTAACTACCCCAACCGGGAGCATTTCCAGCAGCATGTCTCCGTGCTTAAAG AAAACTCAGTGCCCAAACCCAAGAGCCTGAACAACCGAGTCGGCCCGTCGGCCCTGGCCATGAGGAGCGGAGAGCGGGAATTGTCCAGcgtcccctcttcctcctcatcctcccccaGCTCCTCCTCTCAGATCAGCCATAAGGAGCACAAGAGTGCGCCTGTTATTGTCCCACTTATAAAGCCATCAGCAG TGGAAGACGCGCAGAACGTGCAGATAGTCTGCGTGTGGTGTCAAAAGGAGGGCGTGAAGCGTTACTCTCTCTGCATGGGCGCCGAGCTGAAGAGCTTCTGCAGCGAGAAGTGCTTCGCCGCCTGCCGACGGGCATACTTCAAACGCAACAAG gcgcGTGATGAGAACCTCGTTGGGGGCGAGAGGTCTCCACAGCACACTCATGCCGAGGACTCACCCCGACTGGTGCCAGAGGCAAACAGCGGTGGGGCCAGA TCTCTGTCGCCCATACCGCAGGTGTGCGACTGGTGCAAACACGTCCGCCACACCAAAGAATACCTGGATTTTGGCACTGGGGAGGAGCGGCTCCAGTTTTGCAGCACCAAGTGCCTGAACCAGTACAAGATGGATGTGTTCTACAGAGAGGCCAGGGCCGCTCTCACCAGCTCCAGTCCAGGCAGACCCGCTCAGGAGGGGAGACCCGAGTCCAGCAGGGGGGCTCAGAACCAGAAGCTCCTAACCCCTGAGTCGTGGAGCAGTGGTGTGGGGGAGTTGCGAGGGAGGACCAGGTCACCCAAGGGGCCTACGCCCACCCACGGCACGGCGGCTCCGAGGAGCGTTTCCCCGGCTGCAGTGTCATCTTCATCGTCAAAGGTCAACGCTTCAGGGCTGAGGCACCTGGAGAGGCACATTCTGCCTCCCCCGCCGCCCATGGAGGTGGCAAGCCATCCcgcgcctcctcctcctcctccccctcccccaccccctccacctcctcatcatCGTCCCCCAGCAGAGCACCACCACCCGCACCACCAGGCCACGACCCAGTTCCCGCTGCCCTTCATCCGTCCCCCACTCCATGCCCAGAGCCTCAAGAGCCCCCTGGCCAACCCCCCGAGGGCGCACCCCGTGCCTCCTTCCAGCCCAATCCACCGGCCGCCGCCTCACTCCCCGCGCCACCCCCACCTCCAGCCACCGTCGGCATCCTCCATGAACCCACCCGGAATGCACCCGTACCCAGGTGCGTACTACCCTGGCCTGCACTCCCCGCCCCTCAACGTGATGGGGCCCCGGGGCCCTGTTCCAATGCCTCCCATGGTGAACTTCATGGGTTGGCCGTCCATGGGCCCCTTCTTTCCTCAGCCCACGGTCCTGGTGCCGTACCCCGTCATCATCCCCATACCCATCCCCGTCCCCATCCCTATACTAGTGCATCCCAAGGTGCCCCCCCCTGACCCATCTGGGGCCCCTCACAGCGGTGTCATCCAGCCTGTGCCGGATGGGATAGAAAGGGGGCGTTCCTGTGGGGTGAGACTTCCCTCTCCCGGGTGTTCAGTGGCCAACAGGTTGGGCGGAGCTACCGTCCAGGGTCTTTGCGTGCCCTCTGACCCCACCAGAAGGGACATCAACGactgggtgaagagggagaggaaggctCCATCACCCCTGTCCACCCCACACAGTGCGGCGTCCTCTCCCAGGGCTCGCTGCGATGCTTCCCCCTCGTCCGCCTCCGTGATCGAGGGCCTGACAGACTTTAAGCTGGAAAGACAGGTCATCCAGAGGGTTCTCCAGAGGACCCCAGTCAAACTGGAGCCCAACCCCCTCGCAGTTGTGGTTCCGCTGGGTCCGGCAGAGCCTGGAGTGGGCCAAGGCACCTGGGTGGTCGGTATGAAAGGGGACCAGCACCACCATCCCCATGACATTATCAAAAAacccactcctccaccctcccaAACTCCTCCACATGACACCGCCCACCCCCAGAGCCCAAATGTGTaccccccctctcatcccccaTTAAGTCCCAGAGAGGGAGGCAGCAGCCCATGCAATAATGCCACCTCCTCCACGCCAACCTCCCCAGACGTCCCTGACCAAAAGATCACATCCCCGAGCCTAGAATCCTACGGGTCTCAGAGAGAAGCCCCGCCCCATGGCCCTGAATCTGCCCTCAGCAAGCTGGAGGCAGTAAAAACAAACTGCTCTAATGGCCAGGTTCTGGGGCGAGACCGGGGCCAGGTCCCTCCTATccccagcagccaatcagaagagCCCTTGGCCAGCGGCGACCCTGAGGACCCCCATGTCCTTGATGAGGACCACGCTTATGCCCTGCCTACCCCCACTCCTACGCCCCCCAGGACAGACAGTGTCTTGACCAGCAGCCCCACCACCCTCCTACTGCCCAAGCTCAGGGACAAGGGGGCCCTGCGTAGCCCACCAGGGGTTGCTAGCATCGGCGACACGGAGCCTGCCGCGAAGAGGCGATGCCTCCGCATCCGTGATCAGAACAagtag